Below is a window of Prosthecochloris sp. GSB1 DNA.
CATGGCGGCCTCGTCGAACTCTTTTCTCGGCTGAAAGGGGTTGACCCGGATCTTCTCCACGGGAAGACTGCCGATTGCGCCTTTCTGCACCCACGACTCGTCGTCGGATTTGCTCGAAGGAAGAAACCCCTCTTCGGGGATAAGTGCTCTCAGCCCTTTTCCCAATACTTTTTTAGCCATAGTGCGATCTGCCGTGAAAACAGTTCAAGCAGCGCTACTGCTGCCTGACCTTAAATTTCTTGATATTGCCGTCTCTCTCGAAAATCTCCTGCGCAAGATCGAGGTAATCTTTCGACCCCAGGCTCTGGGCATCGTAGAGCAAAGCGGGCTTGCCGTGGCTGGGAGCCTCCGAAAGACGGACATTCCTGCGGATATAGGTCTTGTAGACCCTGTCCTTGAAAAACTTCTTCACTTCTTCAGCGACCTGGCCCGCAAGACGGAGCCGCGAATCGAACATGGTGAGGAGCACGCCCTCGATCGTCAGCCTGGGGTTGAGATGCTTCCGGACGATGCTGATGGTGTTGAGCAGTTTGCCGAGCCCCTCGAGAGCGTAATACTCGGCCTGAACCGGTATGAGAACCGAATCGGCTGCCGTCAGGGAATTGAGGGTGATCAGGCCGAGCGACGGCGGGCAGTCGATGATGATGTAGTCGTATTTGTCCCGGACCCCCTTGAGGGCCTTCTGCATCACATACTCCCTCTCGCGCATGTTCACCAGTTCCACCTCCATGCCCACGAGGTTGACGTTGGAGGGAACGACGTCGAGATATTCGAGGCTCGAAGAACGGATGGCCTCGCTCATGTCCCCCCCCTGAACCATCACATGGTAAAAGGTGTTTTCGATTTCCTCCTCGGTATCGAGACCGAAACCGGAAGTCGCGTTCGCCTGTGGATCGATATCGATCAGCAGGGTCCTGAATTCCGAAATCGCAATGGAAGCGGCGATGTTCACGGCCGTGGTCGTCTTGCCGACCCCACCTTTCTGATTTGCAATCGCGATGACTCTTCCCATCTGGCTCCCGTGAATATTAGCCGCTGTTGTTCCTTCTTCCCTTCTTCCTTCG
It encodes the following:
- a CDS encoding ParA family protein, which produces MGRVIAIANQKGGVGKTTTAVNIAASIAISEFRTLLIDIDPQANATSGFGLDTEEEIENTFYHVMVQGGDMSEAIRSSSLEYLDVVPSNVNLVGMEVELVNMREREYVMQKALKGVRDKYDYIIIDCPPSLGLITLNSLTAADSVLIPVQAEYYALEGLGKLLNTISIVRKHLNPRLTIEGVLLTMFDSRLRLAGQVAEEVKKFFKDRVYKTYIRRNVRLSEAPSHGKPALLYDAQSLGSKDYLDLAQEIFERDGNIKKFKVRQQ